One Mycolicibacterium fallax genomic window, GGCGGGTGATGACGGCGGCGCTGCCCTCGGGGCTGGTGGTCGGCATCGCGACCTTCGCCAGCTACCTGATCGCCAACCCGGGCAGCCAGGCTCCCGCGCAGTTGCAGACCCAGGCCTCCACCGCGGCGTACGTCACCCTGTTGATCAGTGCGTGGTGGGTGCTGGCCACGGTGGCCCGGCCCTACCAGTGGTGGCGGGTGCTGCTGGTGGCGGCATCGGCGCTGGCCTACCTGATCATTTTCCTGGTGATCTTCCTGTCCGAGTGGGTCCGGGAAAAGCTGATGCTCGACCCGTCGAACCTGGCGATGATGTCCACCGCGGTGGCGATCGGGGTCGCCGGCGCGGCGGCCATCGAGGGGCTGTGGTGGCTGCAGGGCCGCATCCTCGGCGAACCCCGCCGGTTGTGGCGGTAACGCTGAGTCCGCACAATTGGCGGGCAACAGCAATCCCGGGAAAGGGGACGATATGTCGTTCATCGACAAGGCCAAGGATCTGATCGGCCAGAACGTCGACAAGGTGGAGGCCGCGATCGAGAAGGCCGGCGATGCCATCGACGCGAAGACCGAGGGCAAGTTCGCCGGCGCCGTGGACAAGGCGCAGCAGGCGGCCAAGGACGCCGCGCAGAAGCTGCAGGGCGAGGGCGACACCTCGGCCTGACCCGCCGTCGGGCGGCCTGCCCTCACCCGGGGGCGGGCCGCCTGCCAGAATTGCGCCATGGCGAAGCTATCGGTCTCGGTGGACGTGCCGTTGGAT contains:
- a CDS encoding antitoxin; this encodes MSFIDKAKDLIGQNVDKVEAAIEKAGDAIDAKTEGKFAGAVDKAQQAAKDAAQKLQGEGDTSA